A single window of Debaryomyces hansenii CBS767 chromosome F complete sequence DNA harbors:
- a CDS encoding DEHA2F24816p (similar to uniprot|P27351 Saccharomyces cerevisiae YJR005W APL1 beta-adaptin large subunit of the clathrin-associated protein complex), whose product MSDGKLFVKTKSVELRTELERALKKSKPQARIKVVLKKVLANIILNNNEIIKFFPDIISLMKFDDFEIRKMCFQYLITFASSSPKDAHDALPFLVRFEDEPDPLMKALALKTLSSIPNKDYVSVTFNKVISALHSPDPHVRKAAAFAVSRLFQHDQERATQSHLLEDLNELLYDSNETVVANALASLSYITEKVKTLSLTIDKKHSLALLSYLGKTNEWCHIYILNSLMAYVPQTTEEALDLIEATIPSLQHENSAVILNAIKIIVYFSHYVKNPELVIPTLSKKLGSSLVSLLSKPPETQFLALRNVILLLLGRKELLSFDIEMFFCRYDDPIYIKDTKLEIIYLAANEQNVHVVLRELEEYATEVDVAMARKAIRAFGNLAVKLTGASDECVDVICDLISNGISYIVQESTIVIKNILRKYPGRYNFAIKELMKHYKVIDEPEAKTAMIWILGQYCEHIEKVEFIMGDFISTFKDDPIEVQYAILTAATKLYLKLPERGESLILKVLKWATEEVDNPDIRDRGFIYWRLLSAEDANGADGEFQANTKKVILNSNPVISTDSDNIDPTILEELELNIGTLASIYLKPISHVFRLAKPKSLPYSPALQMRQQPNAPVSTNASNDNVHLTHSTAASAEYISPRRISSPSVSHSSRPSRHLPLPRQESDLSSNEDNTPKKSSFAKRLTRQASILTGRKNK is encoded by the coding sequence aaattatcaaattctttccGGATATAATTTCCCTTATGAAGTTTGATGACTTCGAAATTAGGAAGATGTGTTTCCAATACTTGATTACATTCGCCAGTTCTAGTCCGAAGGATGCCCATGATGCGTTACCGTTTTTGGTCCGGTTTGAAGATGAACCGGATCCTTTAATGAAAGCGTTAGCACTCAAGACATTATCATCCATTCCAAATAAAGACTACGTTAGCGTAACATTTAACAAGGTGATTAGTGCTTTACATTCTCCCGATCCTCATGTAAGAAAAGCGGCAGCTTTTGCCGTGTCAAGACTTTTTCAGCATGATCAGGAAAGAGCTACACAACTGCATTTacttgaagatttgaatgaGCTTTTATATGACTCAAATGAAACGGTTGTGGCAAATGCTCTAGCTTCACTTAGCTATATTACTGAGAAAGTGAAAACTTTATCATTGACCATTGATAAGAAACATTCATTAGCCTTATTGTCATATTTGGGGAAGACAAACGAGTGGTGtcacatatatatattaaattcctTAATGGCTTATGTTCCACAGACAACGGAAGAGGCCTTGGATTTGATTGAAGCTACCATTCCTTCGTTACAACATGAAAATTCCGCTGTCATTTTGAATGCAATTAAGATAATTGTATACTTCAGCCATTACGTTAAAAATCCAGAATTAGTGATTCCAACgttatcaaagaaattagGATCTTCACTTGTGTCTCTTCTATCTAAACCACCAGAAACACAGTTTCTTGCTTTGAGAAATGTTATTCTTCTACTTCTAGGTAGAAAGGAATTACTAAGTTTCGATATTGAAATGTTCTTCTGCCGTTACGATGACCCTATTTACATTAAAGATACAAAGCTAGAAATAATTTACTTAGCTGCAAATGAACAAAATGTTCATGTTGTCTTGAGAGAATTAGAGGAATATGCTACTGAGGTAGATGTTGCCATGGCTAGAAAGGCGATTAGAGCTTTTGGAAATTTAGCTGTTAAACTAACTGGAGCATCAGACGAATGTGTTGATGTTATATGTGATTTAATTTCTAATGGAATCTCTTATATTGTACAAGAATCTACAATTGTaattaagaatattttgcGGAAATATCCAGGAAGATATAATTTCGCAATTAAAGAGTTAATGAAACATTATAAAGTTATCGATGAACCGGAAGCCAAAACTGcaatgatttggattttaGGTCAATATTGTGAACATATTGAAAAGGTGGAATTTATTATGGGAGATTTTATTTCTACATTTAAGGATGATCCGATAGAAGTACAATATGCCATTCTCACTGCTGCAACgaaattatatttgaaattaccAGAAAGAGGCGAAAgcttgatattgaaagtcTTGAAGTGGGCAACAGAGGAAGTAGATAACCCTGATATTAGAGATAGAGGCTTTATATATTGGAGATTGCTTTCCGCCGAAGATGCTAACGGAGCAGATGGCGAATTTCAAGCAAATACTAAGAAAGtcattttgaattctaATCCAGTTATTTCAACAGATAgtgataatattgatccAACTATATTAGAAGAacttgaattgaatattggAACTTTGGcatcaatttatttgaagcCTATACTGCACGTATTTCGTCTTGCAAAACCAAAATCCTTACCATATAGCCCTGCTTTACAAATGAGACAACAACCAAACGCACCAGTGTCAACAAATGCATCAAATGACAATGTACATCTTACTCATTCGACCGCCGCTTCAGCTGAATATATTTCtccaagaagaataagTTCGCCTAGCGTCAGCCATTCCAGTAGGCCAAGTCGGCACTTACCTCTCCCTAGACAAGAGTCTGACTTATCCAGTAATGAAGACAACACGCCAAAGAAGAGCAGCTTTGCTAAGAGACTCACTAGACAGGCTTCTATTTTGACTGGAAGAAAGAacaaatga
- a CDS encoding DEHA2F24838p (similar to uniprot|Q05549 Saccharomyces cerevisiae YDR291W Hypothetical ORF), whose protein sequence is MEQDPASLDTSEWPSSFQRLLRIFFQINTHLTFLSSHSRSTIPTYDLLHKLNGDISKLDLAIIANILPHGDVTYEYVDENQVMLSFTEKVSFDWATGYHQSKPSTMDDAYKEAAEMRSDPDSKQLLIFDFRDTKVQGIGSVIKGGRRAKKRKTEPVDPGEGFFLSSKDLSLQNLTHKQLSNIIIGRNEKFKRCVAEFLQSCTDEELQGKDELAMKKLRDYNQDKVPEPPSLEDPVVTLGKNTVVISSDEKPSLENMINALKSKPFYKDQIVAIETLTPAQGGRFDTLPIKQEGNESVIHADLKRALLNYKNIAIDDGLYLHQVEALKALMFDNDYKNHVIVSTSTSSGKSLIYQLPIINDILWNISKGNKKRECTAFFIFPTKALAQDQKRHLQEFIKHLTVTQNRQIIVDTYDGDTPCQDRSSIRTFADIIFTNPDAIHASILPNHSGTSFDRSSWHDFLSALKYVVMDELHVYKGTFGMHVSYVMSRLMRIVTNLRKDQAIYPLNNLQFISCSATIKNPVSHFRAVCGISSKEKIVHVYEDGSPCSEKKLVVWNPPALMNKKGQTPSSTGFGKSNSLNSVLVPRENTISESAKLLLQLLNSLSTIKVIVFCPIRVVCELMMKEIRSLLSNPTFSGSSLSESDIMSYRGGYSKSDRRVIEEKMFNGKLRAIIATNALELGIDLSDLDVVITCGFPMSKSNLHQQFGRAGRGSISQGSLAIFVAGSKPLDQHYLKYPLELCDKSTYEDLCVEGLMDLGSNQLIMEMHLQCAAFEWPIDIEGDIDWFSSNGSINKKNAFIKLCRERLYKDKDNKYRTSPRYLPWPVDHVAIRAVEETNYAVVDTTNGRNIVIEEVEASRTSFTLYEGGIFLHQGYPYLVTEFNSDGCFAKVERVKVDWITQQRDFTDVDPVEVEYIKCLNPPLDTNKVNDIPTFFGKIETTIVVFGYFKVNRRSEILEAVEVKNPPVILHSKGFWIDIPVNALNVIQEKDLSPAAGIHAAQHAIMNILPLFINGGATTNPNAKFSSNVGESELMTECKAPEKEFARRQTKRKRPARLIFYDAKGGPQGSGIAAKTFEHIDEILHTTYLRVKDCECEWGCPSCVTASFCKEMSLVMSKPAAIIILGGLLGLDLADLKNEVSDGPEPNMPQLTVETIQPSGSVKLSPDVEIIEVRQASEPLKPLIKKEET, encoded by the coding sequence ATGGAACAAGATCCAGCGAGTTTAGATACATCAGAGTGGCCATCGTCCTTTCAAAGGCTtttaagaatattttttcaaattaatacCCATTTGACATTCTTATCATCGCATTCAAGATCAACTATACCAACTTATGACCTACTACATAAACTAAATGGAGACATCAGTAAACTCGATTTGGCTATTATTGCCAACATATTGCCCCATGGAGATGTGACATATGAATATGTGGATGAAAATCAGGTAATGCTTTCGTTTACCGAAAAAGTTCTGTTCGATTGGGCTACAGGGTACCACCAATCCAAGCCAAGTACCATGGATGATGCTTATAAGGAAGCTGCAGAAATGAGAAGTGATCCAGATTCGAAACAATTGCTTATATTTGACTTTAGGGATACTAAAGTCCAGGGCATTGGTTCTGTAATTAAGGGAGGAAGAAGGGCAAAGAAACGGAAAACAGAACCAGTGGATCCTGGTGAAGgtttttttctttctaGTAAGGACCTTAGTCTTCAAAACCTCACACATAAGCAGCTTctgaatataataattggtcgaaatgaaaaatttaagcGATGTGTAGCAGAGTTTTTGCAATCCTGTACTGATGAAGAACTACAGGGTAAGGATGAATTGGCTATGAAGAAATTACGTGATTACAATCAGGATAAGGTTCCAGAGCCGCCAAGTTTAGAGGATCCTGTGGTGACGCTTGGAAAGAACACCGTAGTTATTTCCTCAGATGAAAAGCCATCCTTGGAGAATATGATTAATGCATTAAAACTGAAGCCGTTCTATAAGGATCAGATTGTCGCTATTGAAACATTGACTCCCGCACAAGGCGGTAGATTTGATACGCTTCCTATCAAGCAAGAAGGTAATGAAAGCGTAATTCATGCAGATCTAAAGAGGGCACTCCTAAATTATAAGAACATAGCGATTGATGATGGATTGTATTTACATCAAGTAGAGGCATTGAAAGCATTGATGTTTGACAATGATTACAAGAACCATGTCATTGTTAGTACTTCAACTAGTTCTGGAAAATCCCTCATTTATCAATTACCCATAATCAATGATATCCTTTGGAATATTAGTAAAGGTAACAAGAAGAGAGAATGCACTGCGTTTTTTATATTTCCCACTAAGGCGCTAGCGCAAGATCAGAAAAGACATCTACAGGAATTTATTAAGCACCTTACGGTAACCCAAAATAGACaaataattgttgataCATATGATGGGGATACGCCTTGTCAAGACAGAAGTTCAATACGGACATTTGCAGATATTATTTTCACAAATCCAGACGCCATACATGCTTCGATTTTGCCTAACCACAGCGGAACCTCATTTGATAGGTCCAGTTGGCATGATTTTTTGTCGGCCTTGAAATATGTTGTAATGGATGAATTGCATGTTTACAAGGGTACCTTTGGTATGCATGTGAGTTATGTTATGAGTAGATTAATGAGAATAGTCACAAACCTACGTAAAGACCAAGCTATATATCCCCTTAACAATTTGCAATTCATTTCCTGTTCCGCCACGATAAAGAACCCAGTATCTCATTTTAGGGCTGTTTGCGGAATATCTTCAAAGGAAAAGATAGTCCATGTATATGAAGATGGTAGTCCGTGCTCAGAAAAGAAGTTAGTAGTCTGGAACCCACCCGCTTTGATGAATAAAAAAGGACAAACTCCTTCATCAACTGGTTTTggaaaatcaaattctttgaattcaGTCCTTGTCCCAAGAGAAAATACTATACTGGAGCTGGCCAAACTACTACTTCAGCTTCTAAATAGtttatcaacaataaaGGTGATTGTTTTCTGCCCGATTCGTGTTGTTTGTGAACTAATGATGAAGGAGATTCGAAGCTTATTATCAAATCCTACATTTTCTGGCTCTTCCTTATCTGAAAGTGATATCATGTCATACAGAGGTGgatattcaaaatctgaTCGACGCgtaattgaagaaaagatgTTTAATGGTAAGCTAAGGGCTATTATAGCGACAAACGCATTAGAATTGGGTATTGATTTATCGGATTTGGACGTTGTAATAACATGTGGTTTTCCAATGCTGAAACTGAATTTACATCAACAGTTTGGACGTGCAGGAAGAGGGAGTATATCGCAAGGCAGTCTAGCTATTTTTGTTGCTGGATCAAAACCACTCGATCAACATTACTTGAAGTACCCTTTAGAATTGTGTGATAAAAGTACGTACGAAGATTTATGTGTCGAAGGTTTAATGGATTTGGGCCTGAACCAGCTTATTATGGAAATGCATTTACAATGTGCTGCCTTTGAATGGccaattgatattgaaggtGATATTGACTGGTTTTCTCTGAATggatcaataaataaaaaaaatgcatttattaaattatgcAGAGAAAGATTGTACAAGGATAAGGATAACAAATATCGTACAAGTCCTCGATATTTACCTTGGCCTGTTGATCATGTTGCTATCAGGGCTGTTGAAGAGACAAACTACGCAGTAGTTGATACCACAAATGGTCGTAATATTgtaattgaagaagttgagGCGCTGCGAACAAGTTTTACACTTTATGAAGGTGGCATATTTTTACATCAAGGATATCCTTACTTGGTGACGGAATTCAATTCAGATGGATGTTTTGCAAAGGTTGAAAGAGTAAAAGTTGACTGGATTACTCAACAAAGGGATTTCACTGACGTTGATCCAGTTGAGgttgaatatattaaatgcCTAAATCCACCATTAGATACAAATAAAGTAAATGATATACCCACATTCTTTGGTAAAATAGAGACAACCATAGTGGTATTTGGTTATTTCAAGGTCAATCGAAGGTCGGAAATTCTAGAAGCAGTTGAAGTTAAGAATCCGCCTGTTATTCTTCATTCCAAAGGGTTTTGGATTGATATTCCAGTTAACGCCTTGAATGTAATCcaagaaaaagatttatCTCCTGCTGCTGGTATACATGCTGCACAACATGCAATTATGAATATCCTTCCGTTGTTTATAAATGGTGGTGCAACTACCAACCCTAATGCAAAATTCTCTTCTAATGTAGGAGAATCTGAGTTAATGACCGAATGCAAAGCTCCAGAAAAAGAGTTTGCACGGAGACAAACTAAACGGAAGAGACCGGCTCgtttgatattttatgaTGCAAAAGGAGGTCCACAAGGTTCAGGTATAGCAGCTAAAACGTTCGAACATATTGACGAAATTTTGCACACCACGTATCTTAGGGTTAAAGATTGTGAATGTGAATGGGGTTGCCCTAGTTGTGTTACTGCTAGTTTCTGTAAAGAAATGCTGTTAGTAATGTCCAAGCCAGCAGcaataattatattggGTGGTTTGTTAGGATTAGATTTGGCTGACTTGAAGAACGAGGTTTCTGATGGCCCTGAACCAAATATGCCACAATTGACTGTAGAGACAATTCAACCAAGTGGATCAGTAAAACTATCTCCTGATGTGGAAATTATAGAAGTAAGACAAGCTTCAGAACCATTGAAACCTTTGattaaaaaagaagaaacatAG
- a CDS encoding DEHA2F24860p (similar to uniprot|P38081 Saccharomyces cerevisiae YBR056W Hypothetical ORF), with translation MFDKLKIKSKGSKIGPASPAATPGKAPSKKQIYQSRSNFGVNIGACFVMEKWIFHELFPDGADCELEAVSKQVEQNGEKDAQKKFEHHWINFMNDDDWKWLQDHHVDSVRVPIGYWEVGGGKYAKGTKFEKYAKSVYSNAWDIFKKEFVEKAGKHNISVVVDIHGLPKGANGSDHSGEKSGGEAGFWNCQESQLLVCEMLEFIASDLKKYDNIAAIQIVNEADFANDPKRQSRYYAAGISSIRKADSEVPVVISDGWWPDQWVKWIQDNQSDGESLGVVVDHHCYRCFSDDDKKKSPQSIIGDLDKDLLTNLTDNGRGVDFMVGEYSCVLDGDSWGKDGANDKRDNLVVDYGRRQVDLISQRAGFGSFFWTFKFQSGNGGEWDFRTMFDKGAIQPPLSIKGKQVPDESVFKQKLDNAFGGHSDYWNKQNSKEKYEHDRYKDGFTTAWKDSLEFAKFDGSVIGRTGAWKAARLAEHIKDKGSSKFIWEWEQGFDAGLKEFLSSF, from the coding sequence ATGTTTGATAAACTTAAGATTAAATCAAAGGGTTCCAAAATTGGACCAGCTTCACCAGCTGCAACTCCTGGTAAAGCACCATCGAAGAAGCAAATCTACCAATCTCGCCTGAATTTTGGTGTGAATATCGGAGCTTGTTTTGTGATGGAAAAGTGGATATTCCACGAACTATTCCCAGATGGAGCTGACTGTGAATTAGAAGCTGTAAGCAAGCAAGTAGAACAGAATGGTGAAAAGGATGCGCAAAAGAAGTTTGAGCACCATTGGATCAACTTTATGAACGATGATGACTGGAAATGGCTACAAGATCATCATGTTGATAGTGTTAGAGTGCCAATTGGGTACTGGGAAGTAGGTGGAGGCAAATATGCTAAGGGTACTAAATTCGAAAAGTATGCTAAGAGTGTATACTCGAATGCATGggatattttcaagaaggAATTTGTAGAGAAAGCTGGCAAGCACAATATTTCAGTTGTGGTTGATATTCATGGTTTACCAAAGGGTGCTAACGGTTCTGACCACAGTGGTGAAAAGTCAGGTGGAGAAGCAGGATTCTGGAACTGTCAAGAATCACAGCTTTTGGTATGTGAAATGTTGGAATTTATCGCCAGTGACTTGAAGAAGTATGACAATATTGCAGCTATTCAAATTGTCAACGAAGCTGACTTTGCTAATGATCCAAAGAGACAATCGCGCTACTATGCAGCTGGTATTTCGCTGATTCGTAAGGCAGACAGCGAGGTTCCAGTGGTTATTTCTGATGGATGGTGGCCAGATCAATGGGTCAAATGGATCCAGGACAACCAATCTGATGGAGAATCTTTAGGGGTTGTAGTTGACCACCATTGCTACCGCTGTTTCTCTGACGATGACAAGAAGAAGTCCCCACAATCCATCATTGGTGACTTGgataaagatttattaacCAATCTCACGGATAACGGTAGAGGAGTAGACTTTATGGTTGGGGAATATTCTTGTGTTTTAGACGGTGATTCGTGGGGAAAAGACGGAGCCAATGACAAGAGAGATAACTTGGTTGTCGATTACGGTAGACGTCAAGTAGACCTTATTTCTCAAAGAGCCGGTTTCGGGTCGTTTTTCTGGACCTTCAAATTCCAATCAGGAAATGGTGGCGAATGGGACTTTAGAACCATGTTTGATAAGGGTGCAATTCAACCACCTTTGTCTATAAAGGGAAAACAAGTACCAGATGAGTCTGTATTCAAGCAAAAGTTGGATAATGCATTTGGTGGCCATTCGGATTACTGGAATAAgcaaaattcaaaagaaaagTACGAACATGATAGATACAAGGATGGTTTCACTACAGCCTGGAAAGATTCATTAGAGTTTGCTAAATTTGACGGGTCTGTTATTGGTAGAACTGGTGCATGGAAGGCTGCAAGATTAGCTGAGCACATTAAAGATAAGGGTCTGCTGAAATTTATTTGGGAATGGGAACAAGGATTCGATGCTGGTTTGAAAGAATTCCTTAGTAGTTTCtag
- a CDS encoding DEHA2F24882p (weakly similar to uniprot|P32571 Saccharomyces cerevisiae YDR069C DOA4 Ubiquitin hydrolase), which translates to MTSGTVKFRSLGELRSLSSTMTNDLISSTRKIPKLLGHQVSLIEIFTHESKKLEKLGYCDYELALVSFDISVALYKFCEKAVTIETKGFLDDIKVTLASKKSKYEHLIEAFSGTSKSEDSNDTNGSVDPLLARFNNLKSPSPSESEDGPQGSHTEFINIDAFKYKEFINPAELHELLFSEGYSSKNVLLIDFRTRKEFNYNHINYSEIVNIEPDWVNSLLGSSKEAHDIVDQTLEARLEMLLPSEQYKRFLKRFTYDLVVVYNLRYGPGIEEEDRFTSLKNSLINGDSNGIAVQCPIQKLIDIITYKNKYISSKLKRHPCILAGGVKAWYDMFGEKYILKTNATQILARPEASLSRGGSESSISRRNDNKTPEESISPERSSSPYLKNFGEYLSTAKSTNTPISNSFSPSTLMAATTSSINSNTSSSFQNSTNSRSSSSGGSFIDGENLNSSPPQQQKPKLASSSPRRESNSSVSNLSQTFTNSLSSSKSSSTNESSLTSKNNNTIKFLEQYTTGLTNLGNSCYMNCILQCLAATPQLTKFFFPNISSSSLPSSSSLQSYRQHINVNNKLGSKGILTTNFVNLLMNMFTNVGKYFTPTSFKKVVGSLSPGQQFATFDQQDCIEFLNFILDGLHEDLNQMLISDPEEKKTILELTPEQEKTREFLPVRLASTIEWERYLKLNFSIIVDFFQGQYLSQLKCLECGLTSTTYNAFSILSLPIPEKLGSLKDVSLHDCLEGFVTTELLDDDNKWHCPSCKRFTKSTKKITITRLPQVLIIHFKRFKINSKGYFNKLDTFINYPVNDVLDLTSYWPDVGTSVNSNLKSNEKISKEKEKQILSTLPTRNQQPPFRYKLYGVANHFGNLSTGHYTSYVYKQSDSKKTRDWCYFDDAKVTYNCKESQVLNRNAYCLFYQRI; encoded by the coding sequence ATGACGTCTGGAACAGTGAAGTTCAGATCACTCGGTGAGCTTAGATCATTATCCTCGACGATGACAAATGATCTTATCTCAAGCACTCGTAAGATACCCAAACTTTTAGGACATCAAGTTTCGCTTATAGAGATATTCACTCATGAATCAAAGAAGTTAGAAAAGTTGGGGTATTGCGATTACGAGTTAGCATTGGTAAGCTTTGATATCTCAGTGGcgttatataaattttgcGAGAAAGCAGTAACCATAGAGACAAAAGGGTTTCTTGACGATATAAAGGTTACTTTAGCGAGTAAAAAAAGCAAATATGAACATTTAATAGAGGCATTTTCAGGTACTTCGAAATCCGAGGACTCTAATGACACCAATGGATCTGTGGACCCCTTATTGGCGAGGTTTAACAACCTTAAAAGCCCTTCGCCGCTGGAATCGGAAGATGGTCCTCAAGGATCTCATACGGAGTTCATAAACATAGATGCATTTAAATACAAGGAGTTTATCAATCCAGCTGAACTACATGAATTACTTTTCCTGGAAGGTTATTCATCGAAAAACGTTttattgattgattttagGACTAGGAAAGAATTTAATTACAATCACATAAACTATTCTGAAATAGTGAATATTGAACCCGATTGGGTCAATAGTTTGTTAGGATCTCTGAAGGAGGCCCATGATATTGTTGACCAAACTTTAGAGGCCAGACTAGAAATGCTACTTCCATCAGAACAATATAAAAGGTTTTTGAAACGATTCACTTACGATTTAGTGGTTGTATATAATTTGCGTTATGGTCCGGGtatagaagaagaagatagGTTTACGTCACTCAAGAACCTGTTGATCAACGGGGATTCGAACGGTATTGCTGTGCAATGtccaattcaaaaattaattgatataataACATACAAGAACAAATATATAAGTTCAAAACTAAAACGCCATCCTTGCATTTTGGCAGGTGGTGTAAAAGCTTGGTATGATATGTTTGgagaaaaatatattttgaagactAATGCTACCCAGATCCTTGCTAGACCTGAAGCTTCATTGTCAAGAGGTGGTAGTGAATCATCTATATCTAGACGGAACGACAATAAAACTCCAGAAGAGTCGATAAGCCCAGAAAGATCTTCGTCACCATATCTCAAGAACTTCGGTGAATATTTATCTACGGCAAAGTCAACGAATACTccaatatcaaattcattcTCGCCTTCAACATTAATGGCGGCAACTACGTCTAGTATAAATTCAAACACATCAtcaagttttcaaaattccACTAACCTGCGTTCTTCTTCCCTGGGAGGTTCGTTTATAGATGGTGAAAACTTAAACTCATCTCCACCTCAACAGCAGAAACCAAAACTTGCCTCATCTTCTCCCAGAAGAGAATCGAATTCATCTgtatcaaatttatctcAAACTTTCACCAATTCACTTAGCTCATCTAAATCTAGTTCAACTAATGAAAGTTCTCTTACGTCTAAGAACAACAACACCATTAAATTCTTGGAACAGTATACGACAGGCCTCACAAATCTTGGTAATTCTTGTTACATGAATTGCATTCTTCAATGTTTAGCTGCTACTCCACAATTaaccaaatttttctttccaAATATATCAAGCTCGTCTTTACCATCGTCCTCATCCCTTCAATCATATCGTCAGCATATTAATGTAAACAATAAATTGGGGTCTAAGGGAATTTTAACGACAAACTTTGTTAATCTATTGATGAACATGTTTACAAATGttggtaaatatttcacCCCAACCAGCTTCAAGAAGGTAGTTGGATCATTATCTCCTGGTCAACAGTTCGCTACATTTGATCAACAAGATTGTATCGAATTTTTAAACTTTATATTAGATGGATTACATGAAGACTTGAATCAAATGCTAATTTCTGATCctgaagaaaagaaaactaTCTTGGAATTGACCccagaacaagaaaaaacTAGGGAATTCCTTCCTGTTAGATTGGCCTCAACCATTGAATGGGAGAGATATCTTAAGTTAAACTTCTCaattattgttgatttctttcaaGGTCAATATTTATCACAATTGAAGTGTTTAGAATGTGGTCTAACATCAACGACATACAATGCATTCCTGATACTATCTTTACCAATTCCAGAAAAACTTGGTTCCCTTAAAGATGTTCTGTTACATGATTGTTTAGAAGGTTTTGTTACTACTGAATTGCtagatgatgataataaatgGCATTGTCCTAGCTGCAAGAGATTTACAAAGCtgacaaagaaaattacCATCACTAGATTACCCCAGGTATTAATCATTCACTTCAAAAGgttcaaaattaatagcAAAGGGTATTTTAATAAGCTTGATACATTCATAAATTATCCGGTCAATGATGTGTTAGATCTTACTTCTTACTGGCCCGACGTTGGTACATCAGTTAATAGTAATCTTAAgtcaaatgaaaaaatatcGAAGGAGAAGGAAAAGCAGATTTTGTCGACCTTACCTACGAGAAATCAACAACCTCCATTCAGATACAAACTTTATGGTGTGGCAAATCACTTCGGTAATCTATCAACTGGACACTACACCTCCTATGTTTATAAGCAAAGTGATTCAAAAAAGACGAGGGATTGGTgttattttgatgatgCTAAGGTAACTTACAACTGTAAGGAGAGCCAAGTGTTGAATAGAAATGCATACTGTTTATTTTATCAACGTATTTAG
- a CDS encoding DEHA2F24904p (similar to uniprot|Q12454 Saccharomyces cerevisiae YDR067C Putative tyrosine-protein phosphatase OCA6C) yields MASTTEWKVPDPLTPPLKFSTVQPNLYRGAYPREINFPFLKTLELKTIISLTPSPIAAETDRKLHDFAIENNIRIVHLECAHSGKGKKRGVPIGYSAILEALNLMIHKEYGPVYIHCLNGGQVTSLVIACLRKVQFWSSIAIFNEFINFTSNITVNDRSFVEGFKGEINLNSKDKVDWLWVGMSKGVIGNHPKIRVTDVS; encoded by the coding sequence ATGGCTTCTACCACGGAATGGAAAGTTCCTGATCCACTAACTCCACCGTTGAAATTCAGCACGGTTCAACCAAATTTGTATAGAGGTGCATATCCCAGAGAAATTAATTTTCCTTTTTTAAAGACTTTAGAGttgaaaacaataatatccTTGACTCCTAGTCCAATTGCGGCTGAAACTGATAGAAAACTACATGATTTCGCTATTGAAAACAATATACGAATAGTGCATTTAGAATGTGCTCATCTGGGTAAGGGTAAAAAGAGAGGTGTTCCCATAGGATATTCAGCAATATTGGAAGCCTTAAACCTCATGATTCACAAGGAATATGGCCCAGTATATATACATTGTCTTAACGGAGGACAGGTGACCAGTTTAGTAATAGCATGTCTTCGCAAAGTTCAATTTTGGTCTTCAATTGCcatttttaatgaattcataAACTTCACTTCGAATATCACCGTTAATGATAGAAGCTTTGTGGAAGGGTTCAAGGGAGAGATAAACTTAAATTCGAAAGATAAGGTGGATTGGTTATGGGTTGGTATGAGTAAAGGTGTCATTGGGAATCATCCCAAAATTAGAGTAACTGATGTTTCATGA